The following coding sequences are from one Geothrix sp. window:
- a CDS encoding MBL fold metallo-hydrolase translates to MARRTEAHADNVPGPFFVDRTCIDCGTCYQFAPETFQDGGDHARVHAQPADAGLRLRASMALVACPVGSIGTDDKADVARASQAFPHALAEGVYFCGYASEKSFGAWSYLIRRPAGNVLMDSPRAAEPLMKNLAALGGVAMMVLSHQDDVADHATYHERFGCERIMHRADRMTGLERLVDGEEPIPLAKDLLLIPTPGHTAGSVCLLHQGFLFTGDHLWWNPDKGHLSASRAYNWHSWEQQLASLEKLLAFDFSWVLPGHGFLHKAESPEAMRRDLERAIAQLRSS, encoded by the coding sequence ATGGCCCGCCGAACGGAAGCCCATGCCGACAACGTCCCCGGCCCCTTCTTCGTGGACCGGACCTGCATCGACTGCGGCACCTGCTACCAGTTCGCCCCCGAGACCTTCCAGGACGGTGGCGACCACGCGCGCGTCCATGCCCAGCCTGCAGATGCCGGCCTGCGGCTCAGGGCCTCCATGGCCCTGGTGGCCTGCCCCGTGGGCTCCATCGGCACCGATGACAAGGCCGATGTGGCCAGGGCCAGCCAGGCCTTCCCCCACGCCTTGGCAGAGGGCGTCTATTTCTGCGGCTATGCCAGCGAGAAGAGTTTTGGCGCCTGGAGCTACCTGATCCGGCGCCCGGCGGGCAATGTCCTCATGGATTCGCCCCGAGCCGCCGAGCCGCTCATGAAGAACCTGGCGGCCCTGGGCGGCGTGGCGATGATGGTCCTCAGCCACCAGGACGATGTGGCGGATCATGCGACCTATCACGAACGCTTCGGATGCGAGCGGATCATGCATCGCGCCGACCGGATGACCGGCCTCGAGCGGCTGGTGGACGGAGAGGAGCCCATCCCCCTCGCCAAAGATCTGCTGCTGATTCCCACGCCCGGCCACACGGCGGGAAGCGTCTGCCTTCTCCACCAGGGCTTCCTCTTCACGGGGGATCACCTCTGGTGGAACCCGGACAAGGGCCACCTCTCCGCTTCCCGCGCCTACAACTGGCACTCCTGGGAGCAACAGCTGGCCAGCCTGGAGAAGCTGCTGGCCTTCGATTTCAGCTGGGTGCTCCCCGGCCATGGCTTTCTTCACAAAGCGGAAAGCCCGGAGGCCATGCGGCGCGACCTGGAGCGGGCCATCGCCCAGCTCAGGAGCTCTTGA
- a CDS encoding aldo/keto reductase: protein MLTRALGTQGLTVSGLGLGCMGMSDFYGQRDDAESTATIHHAVARGITFFDTADMYGPHLNEILVGKALAGVRSKVVIATKFGIVRDPANPTVRGVCGRPDYVRTACEASLKRLGVETIDLYYQHRVDPEVPIEDTVGAMADLARAGKVRFLGLSECSPATLRRAFAVHPISAVQSEYSLWTRDPEEGLLQACRELGVGFVPYSPLGRGFLTGQIKRFEDFEPGDYRRNSPRFQGENFQKNLALVARIQDMAIARGCTASQLALAWVLGQGGDLAPIPGTKRRERLDENLGALEQVLCPGELEELGGLFPPGAAAGTRYPEAMMHMVNR from the coding sequence ATGCTGACCCGCGCCCTCGGAACCCAGGGACTCACCGTATCGGGCCTCGGCCTGGGCTGCATGGGCATGTCGGATTTCTACGGCCAGCGCGACGATGCGGAATCCACGGCCACGATCCACCACGCCGTGGCGCGGGGCATCACCTTCTTCGACACCGCCGACATGTACGGACCCCATCTCAACGAGATCCTGGTGGGCAAGGCACTGGCCGGCGTGCGCAGCAAGGTGGTGATCGCCACGAAATTCGGCATCGTCCGTGATCCGGCGAACCCGACCGTGCGCGGCGTCTGTGGGCGCCCAGACTACGTGCGCACCGCCTGCGAGGCCAGCCTCAAGCGCCTGGGCGTGGAGACCATCGACCTCTACTACCAGCACCGGGTCGATCCCGAAGTGCCCATCGAGGACACCGTGGGCGCCATGGCCGACCTCGCAAGGGCCGGCAAGGTCCGATTCCTGGGGCTTTCAGAGTGCAGCCCCGCCACCCTGCGCCGGGCCTTCGCCGTGCATCCCATCAGCGCCGTCCAGTCCGAATATTCCCTCTGGACCCGTGACCCCGAAGAAGGCCTGCTGCAGGCCTGTCGCGAACTGGGCGTGGGCTTCGTGCCCTACAGCCCCCTGGGCCGCGGCTTCCTCACGGGCCAGATCAAGCGCTTCGAGGATTTCGAGCCCGGTGACTACCGGCGCAACTCCCCCCGTTTCCAGGGCGAGAACTTCCAGAAGAACCTCGCCCTCGTGGCCCGCATCCAGGACATGGCCATCGCCCGCGGTTGCACGGCCTCCCAGCTGGCCCTGGCCTGGGTGCTCGGCCAGGGTGGCGACCTGGCCCCCATTCCCGGCACCAAGCGCCGGGAGCGCCTGGACGAGAATCTGGGCGCGCTGGAACAGGTGCTCTGTCCCGGCGAGCTGGAGGAACTGGGCGGCCTGTTCCCGCCGGGAGCGGCCGCGGGCACCCGCTATCCCGAGGCGATGATGCACATGGTGAACCGGTAG
- a CDS encoding NAD(P)H-dependent oxidoreductase: MSSIPGESLLQQLNWRYATKKFDATKKLSAADWTVLEEALILTASSYGLQPWKFIVVTDPALKARLRPASWNQAQVEDCSHLVVFAAKQDVTEADLDRFIARTAEVRGTTVESLAGYKGFMMGDLVNGARHAVIHEWAARQTYIAMGNLLTSAALLGIDACPFEGIEPAKYDEILGLKGTGYATVSACPVGYRADDDKYATAPKVRFEAKDVIDHR, from the coding sequence ATGAGCTCCATCCCAGGCGAGAGCCTGCTCCAACAGCTGAACTGGCGCTACGCCACCAAGAAATTCGATGCCACGAAGAAGCTCTCCGCCGCTGACTGGACCGTGCTAGAGGAAGCCCTGATCCTCACGGCCTCCAGCTATGGCCTTCAGCCCTGGAAGTTCATCGTGGTCACGGACCCCGCCCTCAAGGCCAGGCTGCGGCCCGCCTCCTGGAACCAGGCCCAGGTGGAGGACTGCAGCCACCTGGTGGTCTTCGCCGCCAAGCAGGACGTCACCGAGGCCGACCTGGACCGCTTCATCGCCCGCACGGCCGAGGTGCGCGGCACCACCGTGGAGAGCCTCGCCGGCTACAAGGGCTTCATGATGGGCGACCTCGTCAACGGCGCCCGCCACGCCGTCATCCACGAGTGGGCCGCCCGTCAGACCTACATCGCCATGGGCAACCTGCTCACCTCGGCGGCCCTGCTGGGCATCGACGCCTGCCCCTTCGAAGGCATCGAGCCGGCCAAGTACGACGAGATCCTGGGCCTCAAGGGCACCGGCTACGCCACCGTCAGCGCCTGCCCTGTCGGCTACCGCGCGGACGATGACAAGTACGCCACCGCCCCCAAGGTGCGCTTCGAAGCCAAGGACGTCATCGATCACCGCTGA
- the trxA gene encoding thioredoxin has product MSDLIPHLTDKTFAEAVANGTTIVDFWAPWCAPCREIAPITELLAAEFKGKASFAKLNVDDYTPLSEQYDVLSMPTLVIFKNGEPTDRIVGSLPIDQLRTRIQQAI; this is encoded by the coding sequence ATGTCTGACCTCATTCCCCATTTGACCGACAAGACCTTCGCTGAAGCCGTGGCCAATGGCACCACCATCGTGGATTTCTGGGCACCATGGTGCGCCCCCTGCCGCGAGATCGCCCCGATCACAGAGCTCCTGGCTGCGGAATTCAAGGGCAAGGCCTCCTTCGCCAAGCTGAACGTAGATGACTACACCCCGCTTTCCGAGCAGTACGACGTCCTGAGCATGCCCACCCTGGTGATCTTCAAGAATGGCGAACCCACGGATCGGATCGTGGGCTCCCTGCCCATCGACCAGCTCCGGACCCGCATCCAGCAGGCCATCTGA
- a CDS encoding flavodoxin family protein translates to MTKIAIVFHSGFGHTKVVAERVKAGAESVPGTQANLIPVEEVEAHWADLEGADAIVFGSPTYMGSVSGPFKTFMDASSKPWYERKWKDKLAAGFTISGSPSGDKLNTLQTLIIFAMQHGMVWVGLADLPQNDEGTNRLGSFSGVMAQAGQVAPEVEPNEADRKSAERLGQRIATASARWARVS, encoded by the coding sequence ATGACCAAGATCGCCATCGTGTTCCACAGCGGCTTCGGCCACACCAAGGTGGTGGCGGAACGGGTGAAGGCCGGCGCCGAATCCGTGCCTGGCACCCAGGCGAACCTCATCCCCGTCGAGGAGGTCGAGGCCCACTGGGCGGACCTGGAGGGCGCGGACGCCATCGTCTTCGGCAGCCCCACCTACATGGGCAGCGTGAGCGGCCCCTTCAAGACCTTCATGGATGCCAGCTCCAAGCCCTGGTACGAGCGGAAGTGGAAGGACAAGCTGGCGGCGGGCTTCACCATCAGCGGCAGCCCCAGCGGCGACAAGCTGAACACCCTGCAGACCCTCATAATCTTCGCCATGCAGCACGGCATGGTCTGGGTCGGCCTCGCAGACCTGCCCCAGAACGACGAAGGGACCAACCGCCTCGGCAGCTTCAGCGGCGTCATGGCCCAGGCGGGCCAGGTGGCCCCTGAGGTCGAACCCAACGAGGCCGACCGCAAGAGCGCCGAGCGCCTCGGCCAGCGCATCGCCACCGCCAGTGCGCGCTGGGCCAGGGTTTCCTGA
- a CDS encoding winged helix-turn-helix transcriptional regulator, whose translation MVRKACSLEPNVFSAQCPTRQALDLIADKWTTLLIYLLSRGKQRYGDLHRQVGGISQKMLTQTLRKLERDGLVTRHVYPEVPPRTEYELTKLGHTLIEPMGALCEWAGTHLSELEQARKRYDHLQKKATLSA comes from the coding sequence ATGGTTCGTAAAGCCTGTTCTCTCGAGCCCAACGTCTTCAGCGCCCAGTGCCCCACGCGCCAGGCCCTGGATCTCATCGCCGACAAGTGGACCACCCTGCTGATCTACCTCCTCTCCCGGGGCAAGCAGCGCTATGGCGACCTGCACCGGCAGGTGGGCGGCATCAGCCAGAAGATGCTCACCCAGACCCTGCGCAAGCTGGAGCGCGATGGCCTGGTCACCCGCCACGTCTACCCCGAGGTGCCGCCCCGCACCGAGTACGAACTGACGAAGCTGGGGCACACGCTCATCGAGCCCATGGGCGCCCTCTGCGAGTGGGCCGGCACCCACCTGTCCGAGCTGGAGCAGGCCCGCAAGCGGTACGACCACCTGCAGAAGAAGGCCACCCTCAGCGCGTGA
- a CDS encoding nucleotidyltransferase family protein has product MIPALILAAGSGRRMGGPKALLVLDGETLLQRTVRIAQAAGCTPVLAVVGDWDPGALDPSVRVVRNAEAAEGMASSIRAGIAALPGSTAAVLLLAIDQPAVDPPLLGRLLQLHGAQEGTAPVACAYGGRPGIPAIFPARLFPELLGLAGDRGAKPILLRENAPTIPFPEGTWDLDTPEDLRFTR; this is encoded by the coding sequence GTGATCCCCGCGCTCATCCTGGCCGCCGGATCCGGCCGGCGCATGGGTGGTCCGAAGGCCCTGCTCGTGCTCGACGGCGAGACGCTGCTCCAGCGGACGGTGAGGATCGCCCAGGCGGCCGGCTGCACGCCTGTGCTCGCCGTGGTGGGCGACTGGGACCCCGGCGCGCTGGATCCGTCGGTGCGCGTGGTCCGGAACGCCGAAGCCGCTGAAGGCATGGCCAGCTCCATCCGGGCGGGCATCGCCGCCCTGCCCGGTTCCACGGCTGCCGTCCTCCTCCTCGCCATCGACCAGCCGGCCGTGGATCCCCCCCTGCTCGGGCGGCTCCTCCAGCTGCACGGCGCGCAGGAGGGCACGGCCCCCGTCGCGTGTGCCTACGGAGGCCGCCCCGGCATCCCGGCAATCTTTCCAGCCCGGCTCTTCCCGGAACTGCTGGGCCTGGCGGGTGACCGGGGCGCCAAGCCCATCCTCCTCCGGGAGAACGCCCCGACCATCCCCTTCCCCGAGGGGACCTGGGATCTCGACACGCCGGAAGACCTGCGGTTCACGCGCTGA
- a CDS encoding XdhC family protein, whose product MKELQDILRLVRERPGPLALATLVRAEGASYRRTGARLLLDASGPLRGSLSGGCLEGDVQARALEALAQGRPKLVQYDLRGELDLVWGSGSGCEGVLDILIEPLPGFPQWMTWIEQAWASRTGIVLHTDLDPDGLGQRCLLAQAGDPGPGFTEIIHPPLALWILGASDDSRPLVHLAKALGWFVGVVDHRPAFAQPARFPEADAVRSGHPAQVLPTLPLDARSAVVLMTHHYAKDLEALRLLLPSKAGYLGLMGSRARGAKLLGELAAEGLHPDARLHTPVGLDLGATDPEGIALAILAEVQAFATERSGSSLGGTRTRVMP is encoded by the coding sequence GTGAAAGAGCTTCAGGACATCCTGCGCCTGGTCCGCGAACGCCCGGGTCCCCTGGCACTCGCGACCCTGGTGCGAGCCGAGGGGGCGAGCTACCGCCGGACCGGGGCAAGGCTGCTGCTGGATGCCAGCGGGCCCCTGCGGGGCTCCCTCAGCGGCGGCTGCCTCGAAGGCGATGTTCAGGCGCGGGCGCTGGAAGCGCTGGCCCAGGGCAGGCCGAAGCTGGTGCAGTACGACCTCCGCGGTGAGCTCGACCTGGTCTGGGGCAGCGGCAGCGGCTGCGAGGGCGTGCTCGACATCCTGATCGAGCCGCTGCCCGGCTTCCCCCAGTGGATGACCTGGATCGAGCAGGCCTGGGCTTCCCGGACCGGCATCGTCCTCCACACCGACCTGGATCCCGATGGCCTGGGCCAGCGCTGCCTCCTCGCCCAGGCGGGAGACCCGGGTCCCGGCTTCACGGAGATCATCCATCCCCCCCTGGCACTCTGGATTCTCGGCGCCAGCGACGACAGCCGCCCCCTCGTCCACCTGGCGAAGGCGCTGGGCTGGTTCGTGGGCGTGGTGGACCACCGGCCGGCCTTCGCCCAGCCCGCGCGCTTTCCGGAGGCGGACGCGGTGCGTTCGGGCCATCCCGCCCAGGTGCTGCCCACCCTGCCCCTGGACGCCCGCAGCGCGGTGGTCCTCATGACGCACCACTACGCCAAGGACCTGGAAGCCCTGCGCCTGCTCCTGCCTTCGAAGGCCGGCTACCTGGGCCTCATGGGCAGCCGCGCCCGGGGCGCCAAGCTCCTCGGGGAGCTGGCGGCAGAGGGCCTGCATCCCGATGCGCGACTCCACACACCCGTTGGCCTCGATCTCGGGGCGACGGATCCCGAAGGCATCGCCCTGGCCATCCTCGCCGAGGTCCAGGCCTTCGCCACGGAGCGCTCGGGGTCGTCGCTGGGCGGGACCCGGACCCGGGTCATGCCGTGA
- a CDS encoding xanthine dehydrogenase family protein molybdopterin-binding subunit has translation MTSRREFLKVTGATGTGLILGLHLEAKPKPGEAAKVEFRPNAFLALKPDGTVRITVPKTEMGQGVRTALPMALAEELDLDWSRIEVVNANPGPDFKSMQTGGSTSVSSTWNPLRKAGAAARQMLVAAAAAQWKVDAQVCSTRNGFVLGPGGRKLGYGDLAEAAAKLPVPKDPPLKKASEYRLLGKRMPRFDGPAIVTGKAVFGLDVRRPGQRFAAVLRCQVPGGQPKAWDEAKAKAVKGVKAVVKVPTGLAVVADSTWAAFKGREALAASTTWDEGAGKDFNSAALEAKMRTALTGPGDEAWKAGDAEKALASAAKVMEAEYAFPYQAHATVEPMNATVQLQAEGAELWTGTQSPNRAQNTAAAALGLKPEQVKLNVALIGGGFGRRLGTDFSTEAAQVAKALGGGPVQVVWDREDDLRHDLHHPATLHRLRAGLDASGGLSAWAHRIAGPSILRSWMGGQKSPAMASAEASGALDIPYAIPAIRVDYAEVEAPTPLGWWRGIEIVPNVFARECFLDEVAHATGRDPLQLRLDLMGNQGIVKFGRDEADIRRLKKVLQVAAEKAGWGRKLPAGRGLGLACHAYDGRTYAAEVAEVSVEKGQLRVHKITCAVDCGFVVNPAGLEAQVEGGIAFGLSALFSQITWDKGRTVETGYHDFPVLRLADMPAIETVIVASTEAPSGMGEPPVPLAIPAVLNAVFAATGKRIRRVPVGADTFK, from the coding sequence ATGACCAGCCGCCGGGAGTTCCTCAAGGTGACGGGGGCCACCGGGACCGGCCTCATCCTGGGCCTGCATCTGGAGGCCAAACCCAAGCCCGGCGAGGCTGCCAAGGTCGAGTTCAGGCCCAATGCCTTCCTGGCCCTGAAGCCGGATGGCACGGTGCGGATCACCGTCCCCAAGACCGAGATGGGCCAGGGGGTCCGCACGGCCCTGCCCATGGCGCTGGCGGAAGAACTGGACCTCGACTGGTCCCGGATCGAGGTCGTCAACGCGAACCCCGGACCGGACTTCAAGTCCATGCAGACCGGCGGCAGCACGAGCGTCAGCAGCACCTGGAATCCGCTCCGCAAGGCCGGTGCGGCCGCGCGCCAGATGCTGGTGGCCGCCGCCGCAGCGCAGTGGAAGGTCGACGCGCAGGTGTGCTCCACCAGGAACGGCTTCGTGCTGGGCCCCGGCGGCCGCAAGCTCGGCTACGGCGACCTGGCGGAAGCCGCCGCCAAGCTGCCGGTGCCCAAGGATCCGCCCCTCAAGAAGGCCAGCGAGTACCGGCTGCTGGGGAAGCGCATGCCCCGCTTCGATGGCCCGGCCATCGTCACCGGCAAGGCGGTGTTTGGACTGGACGTGCGCCGCCCCGGCCAGCGCTTCGCGGCCGTGCTGCGCTGCCAGGTTCCCGGCGGCCAGCCCAAGGCCTGGGACGAGGCCAAGGCGAAGGCCGTGAAGGGCGTGAAGGCCGTGGTGAAGGTGCCCACGGGTCTGGCGGTGGTCGCCGACAGCACTTGGGCCGCCTTCAAGGGCCGCGAGGCCCTGGCCGCCAGCACCACCTGGGACGAGGGCGCCGGGAAGGATTTCAACTCCGCCGCGCTGGAAGCCAAGATGCGGACGGCCCTGACCGGACCCGGCGACGAGGCCTGGAAGGCCGGCGACGCCGAGAAGGCCCTCGCCAGCGCCGCCAAAGTGATGGAGGCCGAATACGCCTTCCCTTACCAGGCCCACGCCACGGTGGAGCCCATGAACGCCACAGTCCAGCTCCAGGCCGAAGGTGCGGAGCTCTGGACCGGAACGCAGTCTCCGAACCGGGCCCAGAACACCGCCGCGGCCGCCCTGGGCCTCAAGCCCGAACAGGTGAAGCTGAATGTGGCCCTCATCGGCGGTGGCTTCGGACGCCGCCTCGGTACCGACTTCAGCACCGAGGCCGCGCAGGTGGCCAAGGCTCTGGGGGGCGGGCCGGTCCAGGTGGTGTGGGACCGGGAGGATGACCTCCGCCATGACCTGCACCACCCCGCCACCCTGCATCGGCTGCGGGCGGGCCTGGACGCTTCTGGCGGTCTGTCGGCCTGGGCGCACCGCATCGCCGGGCCCTCCATCCTGCGGTCCTGGATGGGCGGCCAGAAGTCGCCGGCCATGGCCTCCGCCGAGGCCAGCGGCGCCCTGGACATCCCCTACGCCATCCCCGCCATCCGGGTGGACTACGCCGAAGTGGAGGCCCCCACACCACTCGGCTGGTGGCGCGGCATCGAGATCGTGCCCAATGTCTTCGCCCGCGAATGCTTCCTGGATGAAGTGGCCCATGCCACCGGCAGGGATCCCCTCCAGCTGCGGCTCGACCTGATGGGCAACCAGGGCATCGTCAAGTTCGGGCGGGACGAGGCGGACATCCGGCGCCTGAAGAAGGTGCTCCAGGTGGCTGCCGAGAAGGCCGGCTGGGGCCGCAAGCTGCCCGCGGGCCGGGGGCTGGGGCTGGCCTGCCATGCCTACGACGGCCGCACCTACGCCGCCGAGGTGGCCGAGGTCTCGGTGGAGAAGGGCCAGCTGCGCGTCCACAAGATCACCTGCGCCGTGGACTGCGGCTTCGTGGTGAACCCGGCCGGGCTGGAGGCCCAGGTGGAAGGCGGCATCGCCTTCGGCCTGTCGGCGCTCTTCAGCCAGATCACCTGGGACAAGGGACGCACGGTGGAGACGGGGTACCACGACTTCCCCGTGCTGCGCCTCGCCGACATGCCCGCCATCGAGACCGTCATCGTCGCCAGCACCGAAGCGCCTTCCGGCATGGGTGAGCCGCCCGTGCCCCTCGCCATCCCCGCGGTGCTGAACGCCGTCTTCGCGGCCACCGGCAAACGGATCCGCCGGGTGCCGGTCGGCGCCGACACTTTCAAGTGA
- a CDS encoding (2Fe-2S)-binding protein, which produces MPSFQLTVNGRVRTVDAEADTPLLWILRDTLGLTGTKFGCGQGVCGSCTIHLDGKAVKSCQTSLKEAAGHTVVTVEGLSKDGTHPVQQAWLAEDVAQCGYCQPGMIMTAAALLKHKAHPTDGDIDEAFADHVCRCGTYSRVRKAVLRAAGGVK; this is translated from the coding sequence ATGCCTTCCTTCCAGCTCACCGTGAATGGCCGCGTCCGCACCGTGGACGCCGAGGCCGACACTCCGCTGCTCTGGATCCTCCGGGACACCCTCGGCCTCACCGGCACCAAGTTCGGCTGCGGCCAGGGCGTCTGCGGATCCTGCACCATCCACCTGGATGGCAAGGCCGTGAAGTCCTGCCAGACGAGCCTGAAGGAGGCAGCCGGCCACACCGTCGTCACCGTGGAGGGGCTCTCGAAGGATGGCACCCACCCGGTGCAGCAGGCCTGGCTTGCCGAGGACGTGGCCCAGTGCGGCTACTGCCAGCCTGGCATGATCATGACCGCCGCGGCCCTCCTCAAGCACAAGGCTCATCCCACCGATGGCGACATCGACGAGGCCTTCGCAGATCACGTGTGCCGCTGCGGCACCTATTCGCGCGTCCGGAAAGCCGTGCTGCGCGCCGCGGGAGGTGTGAAATGA